From the genome of Desulfovibrio aminophilus, one region includes:
- the atpH gene encoding ATP synthase F1 subunit delta codes for MTGNVVARRYAKALFAFGEKQGAAELQKYGEELSRLAEVLGGSPETVRFFRSPVFNRDEKKAVLGKVLEAAAVSPAMKNFCDLLADKNRLPFLPDIAGAFGKLLDAVNGVVRGRLVTAVELPEARRTDIKNKLEQQAGKKLELDYAVDKGILGGIVLKVGDRVLDASLRAQLDILKETIKRGE; via the coding sequence TTGACCGGCAACGTTGTAGCACGCCGTTACGCCAAGGCCCTCTTCGCCTTCGGCGAGAAGCAGGGCGCGGCCGAGCTTCAGAAGTACGGCGAGGAACTGTCGCGACTGGCTGAGGTCCTGGGGGGTTCGCCCGAGACCGTGCGCTTCTTCCGCAGCCCGGTGTTCAACCGGGACGAGAAGAAGGCGGTCCTGGGCAAGGTCCTGGAGGCGGCGGCCGTGAGCCCCGCCATGAAGAACTTCTGCGACCTGTTGGCCGACAAGAACAGGTTGCCCTTCCTTCCCGACATCGCGGGAGCCTTCGGAAAGCTGCTGGACGCCGTGAACGGCGTGGTGCGTGGCCGCCTGGTCACGGCCGTGGAGCTGCCCGAGGCCCGGCGGACCGATATCAAGAACAAGCTGGAGCAGCAGGCGGGCAAGAAGCTTGAGCTGGATTACGCCGTGGATAAGGGCATCCTCGGCGGCATCGTGCTCAAGGTCGGGGACAGGGTCCTCGATGCCAGCCTGCGGGCGCAGCTCGACATTTTGAAAGAAACCATCAAGAGGGGTGAGTAG